The Elusimicrobiota bacterium genome segment GGTCCTAAAAGCTTCATTAAAATATTTTTCTTTATCTGTAATATGATGAATTACATCAACAGAAAAAATTGTATCAAAAAAGTTATCCATAAAATCAATTTTTTCAGCAAAACCTTTTTTTAATTTTACATTATCAGAATTTTTTTGTGCTATATTTAGCATCTTTTGAGAAGGATCTATTCCCCAACATGTGCATTTTATTAAATCTGCTATAGAAGATATATAATTACCTGTTCCACAGCCTACCTCAAGTATCTTTGAATGGGAATCGTTTTTCCCCTTTTCAATAAGATTTTTCAATACTCCAGGATGTAATTTTCTATGATGTGAATACTTTTCTGCTATTTTGTTGTAATTAATCATTTTTTTGGCGAATATCGGCTAACGTTCCACGGATAAAAGAAGTT includes the following:
- a CDS encoding methyltransferase domain-containing protein, producing MINYNKIAEKYSHHRKLHPGVLKNLIEKGKNDSHSKILEVGCGTGNYISSIADLIKCTCWGIDPSQKMLNIAQKNSDNVKLKKGFAEKIDFMDNFFDTIFSVDVIHHITDKEKYFNEAFRTLKINGKICTVTDSEWIIKNRKPLSEYFPEIIEAELNRYPSIKYIKNIMKSVGFKKISEFQVEFSYKIDNIQPYVDKSFSCLHLISNEAFNKGIEKMKSDLKRKSFIEGISRYLLIWGIKK